Below is a window of Saccharomonospora viridis DSM 43017 DNA.
GCTTCTCGGTGTTGATCCCACGCTCCTCCAGGCCCGCCAGTTCCTCCAGCAGGACACCGGGGTCCACCACCACGCCGTTACCGATCACGTTGGTGACGCCGGGGGTGAGGATGCCGGACGGGATGAGGTGCAGCGCGAAGTCCTGGCCGTCGGGCAGAACGACCGTGTGACCGGCGTTGTTGCCGCCCTGAAAACGAACGACCCACTGGACGCGGTCGCCGAGCAGATCGGTGGCCTTGCCTTTGCCTTCGTCGCCCCACTGGGCACCGACGAGCACGATGGCCGGCATGTAACACTCCTGGTATTCGACGGCAGGATAGATGGCGCGCATCAAGATGCCGGTGCATGAGCCTAACCGAGGAGCACGGCATGGGTGGACTGGTGTTGGCTTGCGGGGACGCGATCGAGTCGCTACCGGATGTCGCTTCCGTCGCGAATGACGTCGCGGTGGAGAAGCTTCCGTCCCGACCGGGCAAGCAGGAAGTCGACCCCCTGCTCGGCCGAAACGAATCGTCCGATCGGACCATCGTCGTGGCGGGCACGGACGCCGACCTGGCCGCCGTGGCGCTGCGGCTGATGCGTAAGGACCTGCTGACCTCCACCGTCGTGGGCTTCGTACCGTCCGATCCCCGCTCGGATTTCGCCGCGCTGTGGGGATTGCCGACCGACCCCGCCGCCGCGTTGCGGCTCGCGTTGACCGGCACCGAGAACCCGGTGCCGCTGATCCGCGACGACGTGGGTGGCGTGCTGGTGGGCCGTGGCGTCATCGCGCCCGTACGAGGCATCGGGTACTGCGACAACACCGTCGCACTACGGGGGGACGCCCGGTCCGTCGAGGTGCACCCGGGGCCGGCCGGACTGGTCGTGACGGTGACGCGGGGCCGATTCCGGCGGCGGCGCATGACGTACGAAGGACGGGCGTTCCAGCTCGGCTGCGACCCCGTCGTCCCCGTCTCGGACGGGGTGCCGTACGTCCGCTCGATGGAGCGGTGGACGTGGTACCGGCACACCCAGGACCTACGGCTGGTGCGCCCGGCCTGAGCGCGGAACCGTCCCGGTCCGGGCTCCGAAGGACGACTCACCCTCGGCGCCCGGCGTCGACGGGGTGTGTGATTTTTTGTCATCCGGTGAGCAAGACCGGCGCTCCGATTCGTGGCTTGTGGAGCAATAGCCCCGCAACACGTTGACAACACCCGTTGTCGCAACAGAATCCGACTCGGGACAGAGTTGTCGAAAATCCACAAGGAGCGCCCATGCGTCCACTTGGCCGGGCCCGACGCCTCCTCGCCACCTTGGCGGCCGGTGCCACCGGACTGGCCGTGCTCACGGCCGGCGCCACCGCACACGCCGCGGAAAGCGAAGCCGACTTCTACACACCCCCGTCCCCGCTGCCCGCGGGTGCCCCCGGGGACGTCCTCCGATACGAACCCGGCGAGTTCTACCTCGACCCCATCAAACTCATCGAACCGGACGCCGACGTCTATCGACTGATGTACCTCAGCAGCGACACCCACGGCGCTCCGAACGCCGTCACCGGCACGCTGCTGGTCCCCGAACGACAGTGGCGTGGCGAAGGTGCCCGGCCGCTGGTGAGCTACGCGCCGGGAACGCAGGGCGTCGGTGACGACTGCGCCCCCTCGAAGAAGTTGGCACTGGGCCTGGAGTACGAAGGACCGTTCATCACGGGTCTGCTCGCACTCGGGTACGCGGTCGTCGTCACCGACTACGAGGGCCTGGGCACGCCGGGGATGCACACCTACGTCAACCGGGCGGCGGAGGCGCACGCCGTACTGGACGCCGCGCGCGCGGCACAGCGGATCCCGGAGGCGGACCTGTCCCCGGACAGCCCGGTGGTGCTCGCCGGGTACTCGCAGGGCGGCGGGGCCTCAGCGGCGGCGGCCGAACTCATCGACGAATACGCCCCCGAGCTCGACGTCAAGGGCGCCTACGCCGGTGCGCCGCCGGCGAACCTCGCCGAGGTCGCACCCGTGTTGGACGGTCACTACGCCGCCGGTTTCCTCGGCTTCTCGTTGCTGAGCCTGGAAGCCGCCTACGAGGAGATCGACCTCGACGAGGTGGTGAACGACAAGGGCCGGCGGATGCTGGACGAGATCGCCGAAGCGTGCACCGAGGACGCCATCCTGAAGTACGCCTTCATGCGGACCTCGAAGCTGACCAAGGACGGTAGGGCGCTGAAGGAGTACCTCGACGAGGAACCGTACGCCTCGGCGGTCGCGGAACAGCGCATCGGTGAACGCGCACCCGACGTCCCCGTGTTCGTGCTGCACAGCAAGCTGGACGACATCGTCCCCTATGCCCAGGGCAGGCAGATGGCCGTGGACTGGTGCGAAAAGGGCGGCACCGTGCAGTTCACCACCTCGTACGTCCCGTCGCACATCGGGGGCATGCTGCGGGCCTATCCGCAGGCGGTCAGCTGGCTGAATGACCGCATCAACGGCAAAGAGCCGCGGAACAACTGCAGCAGCCTGCTCGGCTCCTGACGACCGAGACGATCACGCCGGTCGACCGACCAATCGAGACTGAACAGGACCGAATAAGACCGATCGGGACCACGTGGGGCCGTCCGACCGACCGGACGGCCCCACGTGCGTCTCTTCGTGTGCCATCACACGAAAGTATTGCTGCGTTCCCCTCGATCCGTCACAGTCGAAGCGTGACACAGTCGCTCACTCTCCGTATCGGTATAATCACTGCAAGTTTTGCGTTACTCGCCGGGTGTGCTGCACAGAAAGACGCCGAGGCCGGAAGCCCGACGTCGAACGCGGGCGGTTCGACAGCGCCCGCCGGTAGTTCCGCCCCCGATAACGCCGACGAGGAAGCGGCACGCAAACAACTCGCCGATCTCACCGTTGCCCCCGAGGGGAGCCTCGACGGCTACGACCGCGACCGGTTCCCGCACTGGAGCAACCAGGGCGAAGGCTGCAACACCCGCGAGGTCGTCCTCAAGCGGGACGGTGACGGCGTGAAGGTGGACGACAAGTGTCGCCCGACGTCGGGTTCGTGGACGAGCCCGTACGACGGAAAGACGTGGACCGATCCCTCCGATGTGGACATCGACCACGTGGTGCCGTTGGCGGAGGCGTGGCGCACCGGAGCCGACGCCTGGACCGACGAGGAACGGGAACGATTCGCCAACGACCTGGAGGGCGAGAACCTGCTCGCCGTGACCGACAGCGTCAACCAGGCCAAAGGTGACAAAGGACCCGAGGAGTGGAGACCGCCGCTGGAAAGCTACTGGTGCACCTACGCGATCAAATGGATCGACGTGAAGCACACCTGGGACCTGACGGTCGAGCAGGACGAGGTGGCCGCCCTGGAGGACATGCTCGATCGCTGCTGATCAGCCCGCCCACGCAGGCGGCCTGGTCCTTCACGCCAGCCCGGTCGCCTTCGCCGCCTCGGGATCGGATTCGGTGATGAACTTCGTGCAACGCTCGTACTCGTCGGTCTCACCGATGCGTTGCGCCGCCCGCGCCAGCGCCGCCAGGGAACGCAGGAAGCCCTGGTTGGGGCGGTGGGACCACGGCACCGGACCGAATCCCTTCCAACCGGCCCTGCGCAACTGATCCAGCCCGCGGTGATAGCCGGTGCGCGCGTAGGCGTAGGCGGCGATGTCGTCGCCGTCGGCCAAGGCCCGCTCGGCCAGTGCGGCCCAGGCCTCACTGAAGTCGGGGTACTTGGCGGCGACCTCCGCCGGATCGGTGGCCGCGTCGAGAGCGGACTGC
It encodes the following:
- a CDS encoding HNH endonuclease family protein, whose amino-acid sequence is MTQSLTLRIGIITASFALLAGCAAQKDAEAGSPTSNAGGSTAPAGSSAPDNADEEAARKQLADLTVAPEGSLDGYDRDRFPHWSNQGEGCNTREVVLKRDGDGVKVDDKCRPTSGSWTSPYDGKTWTDPSDVDIDHVVPLAEAWRTGADAWTDEERERFANDLEGENLLAVTDSVNQAKGDKGPEEWRPPLESYWCTYAIKWIDVKHTWDLTVEQDEVAALEDMLDRC
- a CDS encoding alpha/beta fold hydrolase, whose amino-acid sequence is MRPLGRARRLLATLAAGATGLAVLTAGATAHAAESEADFYTPPSPLPAGAPGDVLRYEPGEFYLDPIKLIEPDADVYRLMYLSSDTHGAPNAVTGTLLVPERQWRGEGARPLVSYAPGTQGVGDDCAPSKKLALGLEYEGPFITGLLALGYAVVVTDYEGLGTPGMHTYVNRAAEAHAVLDAARAAQRIPEADLSPDSPVVLAGYSQGGGASAAAAELIDEYAPELDVKGAYAGAPPANLAEVAPVLDGHYAAGFLGFSLLSLEAAYEEIDLDEVVNDKGRRMLDEIAEACTEDAILKYAFMRTSKLTKDGRALKEYLDEEPYASAVAEQRIGERAPDVPVFVLHSKLDDIVPYAQGRQMAVDWCEKGGTVQFTTSYVPSHIGGMLRAYPQAVSWLNDRINGKEPRNNCSSLLGS
- a CDS encoding DUF3151 domain-containing protein, which codes for MTHGNLLEPDPTRLPERPDAQSALDAATDPAEVAAKYPDFSEAWAALAERALADGDDIAAYAYARTGYHRGLDQLRRAGWKGFGPVPWSHRPNQGFLRSLAALARAAQRIGETDEYERCTKFITESDPEAAKATGLA